The following DNA comes from Mesorhizobium sp. B2-1-8.
CGTGCATGGCATCGACCTCGATATCACGGACCGCGAATTCATCGCGCTGGTCGGCCCGTCAGGCTGCGGCAAGTCGACGACGTTGCGCATGATCGCCGGACTGGAAGGGATCAGCGCCGGTTCGATCGAGATCGGCGGGCGCGTCGTCAACGACCTGCCGCCGCGCTCGCGCAACATCTCCATGGTATTCCAGTCCTACGCGCTTTATCCGCACATGACGGTGCGCGAGAATCTCGGCTTCTCCCTCAAGATCGCGGGTGCCGCCAAGGACGATATGGACCGTCGCGTCGCCGAAGCTTCAGCCATCCTCGGGCTCGATGCGCTGCTCGACCGCCGCCCGTCGCAACTCTCCGGTGGCCAGCGCCAGCGTGTCGCCATGGGCCGTGCCATCGTGCGTGACCCCGATGTCTTCCTGTTCGACGAGCCGCTTTCCAATCTCGACGCCAAGCTTCGTACGCAGATGCGCACCGAGATCAAGAAGCTGCACGCCAAGGTGCAGTCGACGGTGATCTACGTCACCCACGACCAGGTCGAGGCGATGACGCTTGCCGACCGCATCGTCATCATGCGCGATGGCTATATCGAGCAGGTCGGCACGCCCGACGAGGTGTTCCGCCGACCGGCGACACGCTTCGTCGCCGGCTTCATCGGTTCGCCGCCGATGAACCTGAACGAGGCGACGATCGACGACGGCCAGCTGGTTTTCGCCAGTGGTGCCAAGCTGCCCCTGCCCGGCCAGTTCAAGGCCAATGTCGCCGCCGGCGACAAGGTCGTGTTCGGGCTGCGGCCCGACGATATCTATCCGACCGGCCACGGCATCAGTTCCGGCGCGGCCGCCGACGTGCATCAGATCGAACTGCCTATCACGGTCACCGAGCCGCTCGGCAACGAGACGCTGGTGTTCGTCGAGTTCAACGGCAGCGACTGGGTTTCGCGCATGCTGAATCCGAGACCGGTGCGGTCTGGCGAACGCGTGACGATGAGCCTCGACCTGTCGCAGGCGCATCTGTTTGCCACCGAGACCGGGAAGACATTGCGGAGCTGACCGACATGGCAAGAATCGAAAAGATCGAACTGCGGATGGTCGACCTTGTGCCCAAGGTCAAGCGCACCGACGCGATCCAGAGTTTCGTCAGCCAGGAAACGCCAATTGTGACCATCACCGATTCCGACGGCGCGGTCGGCACCGGTTACAGCTACACGATCGGCACCGGCGGTTCGTCGGTGATGCGGCTGTTGTCCGATCACCTGGCGCCCCGCCTGATCGGCCGCGATTCTGATATGATCGAGGCGATCTGGCACGATCTCGAATTCGCCACCCACGCCACCACGATCGGTGCGATCACGGCCATCGCCATCGCAGCAATCGACACGGCGCTCTGGGACCTCAGGGCAAAGAAACTGAACCTGCCGCTGTGGAAGCTCACCGGCGGCGCCAAGGACCGCTGCCCGCTCTACACCACCGAAGGCGGCTGGCTGCACATCGAGACGCGGGCGCTGGTCGATGATGCGTTGGCCGCCAAGGCGAAGGGATTTCGCGGCTCGAAGGTGAAGATCGGCAGACCGCACGGATCCGAGGATCTCGCGCGCCTGTCGGCGGTGCGCAAGGCGGTCGGCGACGGCTACGAGATCATGACCGACGCCAACCAGGGATTCTCCGTCGACGAGGCGATCCGGCGCGCGGCGAGGTTGCGCGAGCTCGACCTCGCCTGGATCGAGGAGCCGCTGCCGGCCGACGACCTAGACGGGCATATCAGGTTGTCGAACTCGACGCCGACGCCGATTGCCATCGGCGAGTCGCTCTATTCCGTGCGCCACTTCCGCGAATATATGCAGAAAGGCGCTTGCTCGATCGTGCAGGTCGATGTCGGCCGCATCGGCGGCATCACGCCCTGGCTCAAGATCGCCCATGCGGCGGAGGCCTTCGACATTCCGGTTTGCCCGCATTTCCTGATGGAATTGCATGTCAGCCTGACCTGCGCTGTTCAGAACGGCAGGTATGTCGAGTACATTCCGCAACTCGACCAGTTGACCGGCAGGCACATGCGCATCGAGGATGGGCAGGCGCTGGCGCCCGACGAGCCCGGTATCGGCATCGATTGGGACTGGGACGCGATCAAGGCCATGAGCATCGCCGAATTCACCACGGCGATCACGAAATAGGGGAATGAACATGCAGCGGATGGGAATGGTTCTGGGGCTGAAGCCGGAGAAGGTCGAGGAGTATGTCCGCCTTCATGCCGCCGTCTGGCCCGACGTGCTGACCATGATCTCGGCCTGCAACATCAAGAACTATTCGATCTACCTGAAGCGGCCGGAGAATTTGCTTTTTTCGTATTTCGAATATCACGGCACCGACTACGCGGCCGACATGGCCAAGATGGCGGCCGACCCGAAGACGCAGGAATGGTGGGCTGTCTGCATACCCTGTCAGGAGCCCTTGCCGACCCGCAAGGATGGCGAGTGGTGGGCTTCGATGGACGAGGTCTTCCATCATGACTAGGGGTTTCGACCCTGCCTCGCTCGTCCAGTCCTGGCAAAAACCCTCGAAAACCCGGCCGATCGTCACCTTCGGCGCCGGCTCGATCGTCGACGACGCGCATTTTCCGGCCTACCGGAAGGCGGGATTTCCGATCGCGGGTCTCTATGATCCGGATCAGGCCAAGGCGCAGGCCCTGGCCGACAAATGGGGCGTGACGGCGTTCCGCTCGGCGGAAGAAGCCGCTGGGGTCAAGGATGCGATCTTCGATCTGGCAACGCCACCGGGGCGGCATGCCGAGATCCTGAAGGCTCTGCCCGACGGAGCGGTCGCACTGATCCAGAAGCCGATGGGCAACTATCTCGGCGAGGCAACCGAAATCCTCGAGATTTGCCGCGCCAAGAATCTCAAGGCGGCCGTGAATTTCCAGTTGCGCTTCGCGCCGATGATGCTGGCGCTGAAGGACGCAATCGCCAAGGGCTGGCTCGGCGAGGTCGTCGATTTCGACGCCTGGCTGGCGCTGGCGACGCCGTGGCAGTTGTGGGAATTCCTGCTCAAGGCGCCGCGCGTCGAGATCGCCATGCATTCGATCCACTATCTCGACCTGATCCGGCAACTGCTCGGCGATCCCAAGGGGGTGCACGCCAAGACGCTTGGCCATCCCAACCACAAGGTGGCGCAGACGCGCACCAGCGCCATCCTCGACTATGGCGACACGGTGCGCTGCGCGCTGTCGATCAACCACGACCACAAGTTCGGGCGCCGGCATCAGGCCTGCGAGTTCCGCATCTGCGGCACCGAGGGTGCCGCCTACCTCAAGCTCGGTCTCAATCTCGACTATCCCAGAGGCGAACCGGACATTCTGGAGATCTATCCGAAAGGCGGGGCCGATTGGATTGCCGTGCCTTTGGCCGGCGAATGGTTTCCCGATGCCTTCGTCGGGCGCATGGCCAATGTCCAGCGCTTTGCCGCAGGCGAAGACGATGAGCTGATCAGCCCGGTCGAGGACGCCTGGAACACAATGGCGCTGGTGGAAGCCGCCTATCGTTCGAGTGCGGCGCCAGCGACGCCGATCGCGGAAAGGCCCTGATGGAACAGATCCAGTATTTCGAGGACTACGAGATCGGCTCGACCCGGCTGACCAGCGGCCGGACGATCACCGAGACCGACTTCATCGTCCATGCCGGCCACACCGGCGATTTCTTCCCGCACCACATGGACGCCGAGTTCATGAAGACGACGGCGTTCGGCCAGCGCATCGCGCATGGCACGCTGGTGTTCTCGGTCGGGATCGGGCTGACGGCGACCGTGATCAATCCTGTCGCCTTTTCCTATGGCTACGACCGGCTGCGCTTCATCAAGCCGGTGTTCATCGGCGACACGATCCGCACGCGCACCACCATCGCGGCCAAGGAGGACGACCCCAAGCGACCGGCTTCAGGACGGGTGATCGAACGCTGCGAGGTGATCAACCAGCGCGATGAAGTGGTGCTGGCGGCCGACCATATTTACATCGTCGAACGCAAGCCGGCGCAGGGCTGAAACGCAGCGTAATTCCTACGAACCGGTGGCGCACGGTGATGCGCTCCAGTCCGAGCAGCGGCGAACCGGTCCGCAGGCAACCGCGCGCCATGGTATTGATCGCGGGCGGCCCTGCCCCTCGGTCTAGGATTTTCGCGATAGCCCGCCACCGTCTATCGCATTGACGAGTGT
Coding sequences within:
- a CDS encoding ABC transporter ATP-binding protein, with translation MATVSLKKLTKRYGNIQIVHGIDLDITDREFIALVGPSGCGKSTTLRMIAGLEGISAGSIEIGGRVVNDLPPRSRNISMVFQSYALYPHMTVRENLGFSLKIAGAAKDDMDRRVAEASAILGLDALLDRRPSQLSGGQRQRVAMGRAIVRDPDVFLFDEPLSNLDAKLRTQMRTEIKKLHAKVQSTVIYVTHDQVEAMTLADRIVIMRDGYIEQVGTPDEVFRRPATRFVAGFIGSPPMNLNEATIDDGQLVFASGAKLPLPGQFKANVAAGDKVVFGLRPDDIYPTGHGISSGAAADVHQIELPITVTEPLGNETLVFVEFNGSDWVSRMLNPRPVRSGERVTMSLDLSQAHLFATETGKTLRS
- a CDS encoding mandelate racemase/muconate lactonizing enzyme family protein, yielding MARIEKIELRMVDLVPKVKRTDAIQSFVSQETPIVTITDSDGAVGTGYSYTIGTGGSSVMRLLSDHLAPRLIGRDSDMIEAIWHDLEFATHATTIGAITAIAIAAIDTALWDLRAKKLNLPLWKLTGGAKDRCPLYTTEGGWLHIETRALVDDALAAKAKGFRGSKVKIGRPHGSEDLARLSAVRKAVGDGYEIMTDANQGFSVDEAIRRAARLRELDLAWIEEPLPADDLDGHIRLSNSTPTPIAIGESLYSVRHFREYMQKGACSIVQVDVGRIGGITPWLKIAHAAEAFDIPVCPHFLMELHVSLTCAVQNGRYVEYIPQLDQLTGRHMRIEDGQALAPDEPGIGIDWDWDAIKAMSIAEFTTAITK
- a CDS encoding L-rhamnose mutarotase; translation: MQRMGMVLGLKPEKVEEYVRLHAAVWPDVLTMISACNIKNYSIYLKRPENLLFSYFEYHGTDYAADMAKMAADPKTQEWWAVCIPCQEPLPTRKDGEWWASMDEVFHHD
- a CDS encoding Gfo/Idh/MocA family protein; the encoded protein is MTRGFDPASLVQSWQKPSKTRPIVTFGAGSIVDDAHFPAYRKAGFPIAGLYDPDQAKAQALADKWGVTAFRSAEEAAGVKDAIFDLATPPGRHAEILKALPDGAVALIQKPMGNYLGEATEILEICRAKNLKAAVNFQLRFAPMMLALKDAIAKGWLGEVVDFDAWLALATPWQLWEFLLKAPRVEIAMHSIHYLDLIRQLLGDPKGVHAKTLGHPNHKVAQTRTSAILDYGDTVRCALSINHDHKFGRRHQACEFRICGTEGAAYLKLGLNLDYPRGEPDILEIYPKGGADWIAVPLAGEWFPDAFVGRMANVQRFAAGEDDELISPVEDAWNTMALVEAAYRSSAAPATPIAERP
- a CDS encoding MaoC/PaaZ C-terminal domain-containing protein; the protein is MMEQIQYFEDYEIGSTRLTSGRTITETDFIVHAGHTGDFFPHHMDAEFMKTTAFGQRIAHGTLVFSVGIGLTATVINPVAFSYGYDRLRFIKPVFIGDTIRTRTTIAAKEDDPKRPASGRVIERCEVINQRDEVVLAADHIYIVERKPAQG